A window of Phacochoerus africanus isolate WHEZ1 chromosome 11, ROS_Pafr_v1, whole genome shotgun sequence genomic DNA:
tcttttctttctctctatatgTCCTCCTCAATTGAGTTATGTCCTATCCTGTATCTCTCCGTTTCATGCTTGGAGTTACCCTCTGCAAGCTCTTTACTGGCTTTCTAACCCAGCACTAACCTCGAAATCCAGAGTCCGTGAGTATTATCTGAGTGTGATAATGGCGGTGCTGGTGGCACAAGTCTTAGGGAGGCAGAACAAGAACGATCCAGGTAGCATAAATGGTCCTTGTTACGTAGAGCAGGGAATGGCCCCTCAAAGACATGCAGCATCTAATCCCTGGAAACTTCGTATATGTTATTTATAAGTCAAAGAACTATGGTTGATAAACAACCGGCTTTAAACTAGGGAGATTATATTGGATTATCTGGCTGATTCCACTGCAATCACAATGGCTTTTAGAAGTGGAGAAGGGAATAGGAAAATTCAGAGTCAGAGCTTTGTGATTACAGAGGTGAGAAGTCAGAATAGTGAGATGTGAAAAAGACTCTGTgtgcatgtcatttttttttctggcctaaGTGAACGTTTTTgtgtgaaaataagaaaagacttAAAGGGAGTTCTGGGGCCGTCAGTCCCAGGAATCAAGTGTGATATTTTGTCCTCAGGGAGTGGCAGTCCACAGGATGCCCACCTTGAATTTCACCATTTTTAACCCAGACGCCTTCGTTTTGGTGGGGATCCCAGGGCTGGAGCGGTTCCACATCTGGATCGGGATTCCTTTCTTCAGCATCTACCTGGTGGCCCTTGCAGGTAATGGCATCCTTCTCTACCTCATCGCCGTGGACCACAGCCTCCATGAACCCATGTTCTTCTTCCTTGCGATGCTGGCCTCTACAGACCTCGTGTTAAGTACCACGTGTGTCCCCAGGACCCTGGGCATATTCTGGTTGAAATCTCAGGAAATCACCTTTCCTGGCTGCCTCACACAGTTGTTCTTTCTCCACTTCAGCTCTTTCCTGGAATCAGCCATCTTGGTGGGCATGGCCtttgaccgctacgtggccattTGCTCCCCTTTGAGATACACCAGTGTCTTGACGCCCAGGACAATCGTCAAGATCCTGGTGGGCATTGTGGGTCGCAGCTTTGCTGTCATATTTCCTGTTGTTTTCCTGGTGAAGCGTTTGCCTTTCTGCAGGACGCGCACCATCCCCCACACATTCTGTGAGCACATAGGGGTGGCCCGCCTCGCCTGCGCCGACATCTCCATCAATGTCTGGTACGGCTTTGCTGTGCCTCTAATGACAGTTACCGCAGACACGATCCTCATTGGTATTTCCTATGCTCTCATCCTTCATGCCGTTTTCCACCTTCCGTCCCGAGATGCCCGCCAGAGAGCCCTGGGCACCTGCGCTTCTCACGTCAGTGTCATCCTCCTTTTCTACATCCCCGCCGTGTTCTCGGCCCTGACTCATCGCTTCGGCCACACTATCTCTCGGTCTTTTCACATCACGTTTGCCAGCCTCTACGTAACTGTCCCTCCTGCCCTCAATCCCATCATTTACGGTGTCAGAACAAAGCAGATCAAGGACAAGGTCATCCTTCTATTCGTCCCTAAAGGGATGCAGTGACCTGCGGATAAGAACATGGAGAAAAAGTGTGGGGACGTCAAGGCATCATATTGATTTAATAGAATTTCTTTGGTAAAGAAAGAGCAGGAAGACTTCAATAATGGATCCAATGCCTATGAATGTCAAGGCCTCGATTCTGTGGGATAAAATTATAGGTagaatgagagggagggaggcaaggatGTTTTAAGCCTCAAGAAAATGAGAGGCATCAGGTGGAAGTATCCTAATTTTCTAAAATCAAAAGCACCAAAGCACGAAAGTTTTGCTCTTCCTTTGGTCCTTTTATCCTGTTTCAATGgcctctttttaaaacaaaaaaaaaagtaatatttaatttataggtTTGTTGTAAGGTTGAATTTGTTTAGCACAAAGTGAGCTCATTAATTCAAAAGCCATCTGTATGCTGAAAACCTCTAAGTAAAGTTCTGCTTCCATTCCCTTCTGTCCCATGTAACCAACTCGCTATTTGATAACTCCTCTTGGCTCTCCCACCGAGCCTTCAAAAAAGTGAGCTagaaaaataaccatttttctcctcttcctttcctcgtGATCAGCCCAATCTCCTGAATTCTCTATCTTCTTAAATGGTGTAGAAATCAGCCAGTTTCCCATGTCACACCCTTTTCTCcgtattcattttctttaaatattttaaaactcatttactATTTGTTATGTCTTCCGAATAGCTTTGCACTTATACACGTGTTTCACATTAAAACATGTTTATCATCCTCCCTTTATCCTGGACTAATTTTCAGCAGCCTCACTTAGAAATTTGCTAccgtcaaattttttttttctctcccatttgtTGTTTATTCAGAAACTAGGGTGATCTTATTAACCTTCAACTAGATCATGGCAATCCTGTAGTTAATAATCACTTAATAGTTATCAACTTTGCTTGGCATGAAGCCTAATACCCTGACAGATCTTCAAAGCCTTTTTTGACATGATTGGTGCTAACCTGTTAGCTATTTGTTGGTGTCCATTGACCCAGTTCTCTCTTTTGCTCTCAGATGTCCCCTTTTTGCTACAACcaccccatatatatatatattttttttttttttttaaacaagctatgttcttttccttctggactTTCACATGTGTTATTCACTCTGGAATCTGAATATTAGCTTGAACTTGAGTAGGAATGAGAACGAAGAGAAATGATTTCccaattctttttattcttctatttcaTGCCTTCTAGGAtagctataaatttttaaaaatggaaggtaATAAGtattggcgaggatgtggagaaactacAGCCTTGATACATTGCCAGCTGGAATATCAAATGACGCAGCATCTAATGGAAAAACGTTACTTCAGAAAGTTAAATGtaaggtgttcctgttgtggctcagcaggttaagaacccgactagcatccatgaggacacagggtcgatccctgacctcactcagtgggttaatgacctggcgttgccatgagctatggtgtaggtcacagacacgccttCGATCCCACTtcgttgtgtctgtggtgtaggccagcatctgcagctccaattagacccctagcctgggaacttccatatgctgcaccttcagcccttaaaaagcaaaaaaaaaatttacatatagaattaccaaatgacccagcaatcatacTCCTAGGTATGTAACAAAGACAACTGAAAACAGATACTGAAACCAAAATTTGTCGATGAATGTTTTAtggtagcattatttataatagctgaaaAAGGGAAACCTGCTCATTCAAATGtgtatcaactgatgaatggataaaacaaaTGTGTCATGtctaaacaatggaatattttcctgCATAAAAGAGTGAGTTTCTGATAATGTaatgcaacatggatgaactttgaagacattctcagtgaaagaagccaggtatAAAACACtcatatattatacataacatATGTCAAAAGTCCAGAATAGGCAAGACTGTAGAGACAGAAGCTCAATTGGTAGTTACCAGGGGACTGGGGAAAGGGGAAATAGAGAGTGACTGCTTAGTGGATGCGGGATTTCTTTCGGGTGATGAAAATAGACACTGGTGATGATAACACGACGGTGTAAACGTACGAAGCGCCGCTGACTCGTGCATGTAAAATGGCTAAAGCAGCGAATTTTATGCTTTGTGAATCTCACcttaataaaaaagttaaataacatgCTCAGTGTACAAATACCATAGATGAGCGTATAGCTAAGAAGTGGGTCTGACTCCCAGCGTTGCTTTTACTCCCTCCCTGTCTTCCCTCCCAGGGAGGCAGGGTTTCCCTAAATGAAGCATCCTCACTCTTTCACATCTTCTCTGCTAAACCAAAACCACATCGTCAAGGTCATTCTGATCCCAGTGCATCAGATCTAATAAAGAGCTGCAGTTAGTCGTGTGCTCGAAGCCGTTCATAAAGGCCTGTGAAAGCCAAGTGCTAAATGTTCAGGAATTGTGCCAGAAGCATCGTTTGGGTAGCTAGAAATCAGCCTTAGTGGGGGTATCTATATCTTGTGAAGCATCACATCTacaaccccaaaccccaaaaggCAGTTGTATGTCCACCTGCACACCGCTGGCTACACGCCTCCCGAAGCCCAACTTAACTGGCCTGAATGTGGCTCCGGCCGTGACTTCAGAGCTTATGCGGTGCCCTGGAACCTTAGCCACATTGCTGGGCTCTTTTCTGCTGAGCTCTGATTTTTATGTCaggttggcctttttttttcccccaatgacCCTTCATATCCCTAAGTTTAGTGGTGTTGTCAGGAGGGAGAGTGGCACATAATTTGACCGTGCTTTGGGTGGGTCTTTTAGGAAAGTGGCGTTGCATGGCTACAGGGAATAGAGTGGGAAGGAGACTCAGTGAGAGCACGGGCGGCAGACACCCGAGACGTCCAGGGATGAGTGTAATGGAAGCAGAACCCTGTTTACAATGGACGTTTGTACTTAGCGTGTGttggattttaaatatttatgttatcAATTTCATCCTGCATGCGCAAGCAACATGTTCTGGATCAGGCATAGATTATCATTGTTCACTTAAAAGGCAAATGACAgcagttcccagtgtggctcagcatgtCAAGACCctgacttgtgtccatgagggtgtgagtttgacccctggcctcactcagtggattaagggttccctgttgctgcaagctgaagcataggttgcagatgtggctcagatcctgcattgctatggctgtggtataggccggcagctgcagctctgattcagcccctagctggggaatttccatctgccacaggtgtggccctgaaaagaaaaaaaaaaattttaattcaaataataATTGTGAATTTCCCCACACTGGATTTGTACCCCTGGGGCTATACATTTGGCCTTGAAGTTCAGGCCAAATGACATATACATACAAagtgaaggaataaagaaaaaaaattttttttctgattataaaagagAGACTATTCTTCCTCCCTCTACAACCCCTCCTTCTGAAACAGTCTCCTTGGAGATCCAAGGGCGatacatttctccagagaaaagaTAAGACTGTTGTCTCCAGCTCCACTTCGTGCTTCTGGAATCAGGTGTATCTCTCTGGAGCTCTCTCACTCTCTGTAGGTACCTCATTAACTATAGTTTAGAGACAGGGGGGACAAGGCAGGGCTCAACCATGAAAGGAATGACACAGCCTTTGAGGATGTGACCAAGTAGGCCCAAGGTGGTGGAAGATTCAACTTCTGGTGGACTCTGGGCCTCATGATATGCTCATTGTAGTACATTAGCTGAATGACATGTCCTCGGGTGCCATGACCGTGCCGAGGCAGACCATGCAAGGGCAAAAAGTGGGGTTGGCTCAGTTCTTGGAAATCTCCACCCCTTCTCCAAagtagttggaataatcctccctctgctagcctatgaaattacccagcctaTGAAAACTAACCACC
This region includes:
- the LOC125111006 gene encoding olfactory receptor 52H1-like encodes the protein MPTLNFTIFNPDAFVLVGIPGLERFHIWIGIPFFSIYLVALAGNGILLYLIAVDHSLHEPMFFFLAMLASTDLVLSTTCVPRTLGIFWLKSQEITFPGCLTQLFFLHFSSFLESAILVGMAFDRYVAICSPLRYTSVLTPRTIVKILVGIVGRSFAVIFPVVFLVKRLPFCRTRTIPHTFCEHIGVARLACADISINVWYGFAVPLMTVTADTILIGISYALILHAVFHLPSRDARQRALGTCASHVSVILLFYIPAVFSALTHRFGHTISRSFHITFASLYVTVPPALNPIIYGVRTKQIKDKVILLFVPKGMQ